The Fructilactobacillus ixorae genome has a window encoding:
- the secG gene encoding preprotein translocase subunit SecG has translation MANFLMIILWIVSVLIIGAVLMQPSKNNDAMASFTGGASDLFSESKSRGFESFIQKVTVVLGILFFAIALILMWMAQH, from the coding sequence GTGGCTAATTTTTTAATGATTATTCTATGGATTGTGAGCGTGCTCATTATCGGCGCCGTTTTAATGCAACCATCGAAAAATAATGATGCAATGGCCTCATTTACCGGCGGTGCCAGTGATTTGTTCTCAGAATCAAAATCACGTGGATTTGAATCTTTCATCCAAAAGGTAACTGTCGTATTAGGGATTTTATTTTTTGCCATTGCCCTAATTTTAATGTGGATGGCTCAACATTAA
- the rnr gene encoding ribonuclease R: MQDNKLKQEIADVLRNHPNVSFDVEKIADELKYHGSAAFKLIVQELAELERDRVVVVTNDGNFKINPSDLTHEGVFHSNPKGFGFVAYDEQLSDAFIAPDDTINAMNLDRVVMQITRPAQKNSDRGPQGKVVDILEHHYDHVVGEFFTTADDQGYLGQVKLRDKKLTGMKFYVTDAGLHPTPGEVVTADITEYPNAKHPDYMVGVAKQIIGSVDDPGIDILQIVYANDVPSQFPADVLEAADAIPDHVLPEETVGREDITDQDLVTIDAEESKDLDDAVTAWKLPNGNYHLGVHIADVSHYVKQGSLLDQEAYTRGTSVYLTDRVIPMLPRRLSNGICSLNEGELRLCMSCDMEITPRGKVIKSRIHPSVMRSTARMTYNAVNEILENHDPETRAHYAGLVPMFETMNELHQILYKARRRRGAIDFADDEAKIIVDEAGHPIDIQVRTRGTAERLIESFMLAANETVAETYHKAKVPFIYRIHENPDPTRIKDFFEFLTAFGINVKADPDHLQPKTLQNILSKVEGTPEEAVVSVMLLRSMQQAKYNEKCVGHFGLGADYYTHFTSPIRRYPDMFIHRLIHYYEDNGINNVTKQTYANVVSDVAIHSSETERRAVDTERDVDAMMKAEYMSNKIGEEFDGVVSSVLKFGAFIELPNTVEGLVHISRMTDDYYEYVEKYMALVGRNTKRTFKIGQDVRVKCVVVDVDQSTVDFEIVNPEATPTSELLPKRTHRKDFKKQSARGSHAPKAANKGAHAKDHKHQFTIQKRK, translated from the coding sequence GTGCAAGATAATAAACTAAAACAAGAAATTGCGGATGTGCTCCGCAATCATCCAAACGTCAGCTTTGACGTAGAAAAAATTGCGGATGAATTAAAGTACCATGGCTCAGCAGCGTTTAAGCTGATTGTCCAAGAACTGGCAGAATTGGAACGTGATCGGGTCGTAGTGGTTACAAATGACGGGAACTTTAAAATTAACCCGAGTGATCTCACCCACGAAGGGGTCTTTCACTCGAATCCCAAGGGATTTGGCTTTGTGGCGTACGACGAACAACTTTCAGATGCCTTTATCGCTCCTGATGACACGATTAATGCGATGAACCTTGACCGAGTTGTGATGCAAATTACTCGTCCGGCCCAGAAAAATTCGGATCGGGGACCCCAAGGAAAAGTGGTCGATATTTTAGAACACCACTACGACCACGTGGTCGGGGAATTTTTCACGACTGCTGATGACCAGGGGTATTTAGGTCAGGTTAAACTCCGTGACAAGAAGTTAACCGGGATGAAATTTTACGTGACCGATGCGGGACTCCACCCGACCCCCGGAGAAGTGGTGACGGCCGACATTACGGAGTATCCCAATGCTAAGCATCCTGATTATATGGTCGGGGTAGCCAAACAGATCATCGGAAGTGTGGACGATCCCGGGATTGACATCCTCCAAATCGTGTACGCCAACGACGTGCCGTCTCAATTCCCAGCGGACGTGCTGGAAGCCGCAGATGCGATTCCAGATCACGTCCTCCCAGAAGAAACGGTGGGACGAGAAGACATTACGGACCAAGACTTGGTGACGATTGATGCGGAAGAATCCAAGGACTTGGATGACGCGGTTACGGCATGGAAGTTACCGAACGGGAATTACCACTTAGGGGTCCACATTGCGGACGTTAGTCACTACGTTAAGCAGGGCAGTCTGCTAGACCAAGAAGCCTACACGCGTGGAACGTCGGTTTACCTGACGGATCGGGTGATTCCGATGCTCCCCCGGCGGTTGTCCAACGGGATTTGTTCTTTAAATGAGGGTGAATTGCGGCTCTGCATGAGTTGTGACATGGAAATTACGCCCCGGGGTAAGGTAATTAAATCGCGGATTCATCCGAGTGTGATGCGGTCGACCGCTCGGATGACCTACAATGCTGTGAACGAAATCTTGGAAAATCACGATCCAGAAACCCGGGCACACTACGCGGGCTTAGTCCCGATGTTTGAAACCATGAACGAACTGCACCAGATCCTGTATAAAGCCCGGCGTCGACGGGGCGCCATCGACTTTGCGGATGATGAAGCCAAGATTATTGTTGATGAAGCCGGTCACCCCATTGACATTCAAGTCCGGACGCGGGGCACGGCCGAACGTTTGATTGAATCCTTTATGTTGGCGGCCAATGAAACGGTGGCAGAAACCTATCACAAGGCGAAGGTGCCGTTCATCTATCGAATTCATGAGAATCCGGATCCGACCCGGATCAAGGACTTCTTTGAGTTCCTGACTGCCTTTGGGATTAACGTCAAAGCTGATCCTGACCACCTGCAACCAAAGACTTTGCAAAATATCCTGTCGAAGGTAGAAGGAACCCCGGAAGAAGCGGTGGTTTCTGTGATGTTGCTACGGAGTATGCAACAGGCGAAGTATAACGAGAAGTGCGTTGGGCACTTTGGATTAGGGGCCGATTACTACACCCACTTCACCTCACCCATCCGGCGGTATCCGGACATGTTCATTCACCGCTTGATTCATTACTATGAAGACAATGGAATCAATAACGTTACGAAGCAGACTTACGCGAACGTGGTTAGTGACGTGGCCATTCACTCATCAGAAACGGAACGCCGGGCGGTTGATACTGAACGGGACGTAGACGCCATGATGAAGGCCGAGTACATGAGTAATAAGATTGGGGAAGAATTCGACGGAGTGGTTAGTTCCGTGCTGAAGTTTGGGGCCTTTATTGAGCTCCCGAATACGGTTGAGGGCTTGGTCCACATTAGTCGAATGACCGATGATTACTATGAGTACGTGGAAAAGTACATGGCGCTTGTGGGACGCAATACGAAACGGACCTTTAAGATTGGTCAGGACGTGCGGGTTAAGTGTGTCGTGGTTGACGTCGATCAGAGTACGGTTGATTTTGAAATCGTTAATCCAGAAGCAACGCCGACGAGTGAATTGCTACCCAAACGGACGCACCGCAAGGACTTTAAAAAGCAGTCGGCACGGGGATCACATGCGCCTAAGGCTGCTAACAAGGGCGCTCACGCTAAGGATCACAAGCATCAATTTACAATTCAAAAACGGAAATAA
- the smpB gene encoding SsrA-binding protein SmpB: MAHTKQKPNHDNVMATNRKARHDYFIEQTYEAGLALTGTEIKSVRERRINLKDGFVSVRNGEAFLMNVHINEYTEGNQFNHDPLRTRKLLLHKREIKQLSAAVQTKGVTIVPLKVYLKHNFAKVLIGVAKGKHTYDKRETIKRRDQQRQIERVMKHY, translated from the coding sequence ATGGCGCATACGAAACAAAAGCCCAATCACGATAACGTGATGGCCACGAATCGGAAGGCTCGTCATGATTATTTTATTGAGCAAACCTATGAAGCGGGGCTCGCCCTGACGGGAACGGAGATTAAATCGGTTCGGGAACGACGCATTAACCTCAAGGACGGCTTTGTTTCGGTTCGCAACGGGGAAGCCTTCCTCATGAACGTGCACATTAATGAGTACACGGAAGGAAACCAGTTTAATCACGATCCGTTGCGGACCCGCAAATTATTACTGCACAAGCGTGAAATTAAACAATTGAGTGCGGCCGTTCAGACCAAAGGGGTGACGATCGTGCCGTTAAAGGTTTATTTAAAGCATAACTTTGCCAAGGTCTTAATTGGAGTTGCCAAAGGAAAACACACGTACGATAAACGGGAAACCATTAAACGGCGTGATCAGCAACGCCAAATTGAACGTGTAATGAAACATTATTAA
- a CDS encoding uracil-DNA glycosylase: MKRFIDNDWWPILKPEFEKPYYQELRRFLVSEYQTHTVYPAMQRIFQAFEWTPFSATKVVILGQDPYHGPHQAIGLSFAVEPNVAVPPSLRNIYKELEHDLGIKPVQHGYLKHWADQGVLLLNAVLTVRDGQAYSHQGHGWEQLTDYAIAKLSERPEPVVFILWGRSARNKIKLIDQTTNVVIQSAHPSPLSANRGFFGSRPFSKTNAALTAMGAAPIDWQLPAQVTMAN; encoded by the coding sequence ATGAAAAGGTTCATTGATAATGATTGGTGGCCCATTTTAAAACCAGAGTTTGAAAAACCGTACTACCAGGAGTTACGGCGCTTTTTAGTGTCTGAATACCAAACGCACACCGTCTATCCGGCGATGCAGCGGATCTTTCAGGCCTTCGAATGGACGCCGTTTTCGGCTACCAAGGTGGTCATTCTGGGACAAGATCCGTATCATGGCCCGCACCAGGCGATTGGATTGAGTTTTGCGGTGGAACCGAACGTGGCGGTGCCCCCGTCGTTGAGAAACATCTATAAGGAACTTGAGCACGACCTGGGAATTAAACCAGTTCAGCATGGTTATTTAAAGCACTGGGCTGACCAGGGCGTGTTACTCTTAAATGCGGTCTTAACGGTCAGAGACGGCCAGGCCTACTCACACCAAGGGCATGGTTGGGAACAACTGACTGATTATGCAATTGCTAAGTTGTCCGAACGACCGGAACCCGTAGTGTTTATCCTATGGGGGCGGTCAGCTCGCAATAAAATTAAGTTGATTGATCAAACGACGAACGTGGTCATTCAATCCGCACATCCCAGTCCCCTGTCAGCGAATCGGGGGTTCTTTGGCTCCCGGCCGTTTTCAAAGACGAATGCGGCACTGACAGCGATGGGAGCAGCGCCCATTGATTGGCAATTACCAGCACAGGTCACGATGGCCAACTAG
- the pta gene encoding phosphate acetyltransferase, whose amino-acid sequence MDLFESLKTKVKGQDIHLVFPEGNDERIILAAHQLLKDEVAKPILLGQEAEIAQTAQKVNAKLDGIKILDYQNIDSDQTEAMVQAIVDRRGGKTSAMEALEWLKDPNYFGTTMVYMGQADGMVSGAIHPTGDTIRPALQIIKTKPDVNLISSSFIMQKHDARFIFADCAINIEPTAEQLAEIATESAKTANLFDIDPRVAMLSFSTKGSAKGDAVAKVQQATELAHQQAPELPLDGELQFDAALVPAVAKAKAPASEVAGSATVFVFPDLQSGNIGYKIAQRLGDFEAIGPILQGLNKPVSDLSRGCSATDVYKVALITATQAL is encoded by the coding sequence ATGGATTTATTTGAAAGTTTAAAGACAAAGGTTAAAGGTCAAGACATCCACCTTGTTTTTCCCGAGGGAAATGACGAACGGATTATCCTGGCAGCCCATCAATTACTAAAGGATGAGGTTGCTAAACCCATCTTGTTGGGGCAAGAAGCTGAAATCGCGCAGACGGCCCAAAAGGTCAATGCGAAGCTCGATGGCATCAAAATTTTGGACTACCAAAACATTGATAGTGACCAAACCGAAGCAATGGTGCAAGCCATTGTGGACCGGCGCGGTGGGAAAACTTCCGCAATGGAAGCATTAGAATGGCTCAAGGATCCTAACTACTTTGGGACGACCATGGTCTACATGGGGCAAGCTGATGGGATGGTTTCTGGAGCAATTCATCCAACGGGGGACACGATTCGGCCGGCCTTACAAATTATTAAAACAAAACCAGACGTTAATTTAATTAGTAGTTCTTTCATTATGCAAAAACACGATGCCCGGTTTATCTTTGCCGATTGTGCGATTAACATCGAGCCAACGGCCGAACAACTTGCCGAAATCGCAACCGAAAGTGCGAAAACAGCTAATTTGTTTGATATCGACCCACGGGTTGCCATGCTGAGCTTCTCCACTAAGGGCTCGGCCAAGGGTGATGCGGTAGCAAAGGTTCAGCAAGCCACTGAATTAGCTCACCAACAAGCTCCGGAATTACCGTTAGATGGGGAATTACAGTTTGATGCGGCCTTAGTTCCAGCGGTTGCAAAAGCAAAGGCACCGGCTTCTGAGGTTGCTGGCTCTGCGACGGTCTTTGTCTTCCCTGATTTACAATCTGGAAACATTGGCTACAAGATTGCCCAACGCCTAGGGGACTTTGAAGCCATTGGACCAATCCTACAGGGATTGAACAAACCGGTTTCAGACCTCTCGCGGGGTTGCAGCGCCACTGATGTATATAAAGTGGCGCTAATCACTGCGACACAGGCGTTATAG
- the tsaE gene encoding tRNA (adenosine(37)-N6)-threonylcarbamoyltransferase complex ATPase subunit type 1 TsaE, with product MAKAIEVTSAAQTEQLGARLAPHLQAGDVLLLDGDLGAGKTTFTKGIARGLGIRQTVKSPSFPIIREYQSGRLPLYHMDVYRLETGGAADLGLDEYFAGPGVSVVEWSQFAAAELPADYLRIQFQRHDDVGPDDRTVTFIPQGDRFTTGLSGWELTHD from the coding sequence ATGGCAAAAGCAATTGAAGTTACATCCGCAGCGCAAACCGAACAGCTGGGGGCCCGGCTCGCTCCGCACCTGCAAGCTGGGGATGTATTACTACTTGATGGCGATCTTGGGGCGGGGAAAACCACCTTTACCAAGGGAATTGCCCGGGGTCTCGGGATTCGGCAAACCGTAAAAAGTCCGAGCTTTCCGATTATTCGGGAGTACCAGTCCGGACGCCTGCCACTTTATCACATGGACGTGTACCGGCTTGAAACCGGGGGTGCTGCTGATTTAGGGCTCGACGAGTACTTTGCGGGTCCAGGGGTCAGCGTTGTCGAATGGTCTCAGTTTGCGGCTGCTGAATTACCCGCGGACTACCTCCGGATTCAGTTTCAGCGCCATGATGATGTTGGACCAGACGACCGAACGGTGACCTTCATCCCCCAGGGAGATCGCTTTACCACGGGCTTATCCGGTTGGGAGTTAACCCATGACTGA
- a CDS encoding GNAT family N-acetyltransferase produces the protein MTEAFEVRLRAAVATDAAALLQLGAQLQTESAFVVIDAHNHPPTVAEEAEAITQLNSSGTNLIVVATVAEQLVGLVTITETDPKRGELGIVVLSAYQGLGLGTALLDVAVEWSFFCCMLN, from the coding sequence ATGACTGAAGCTTTCGAGGTTCGGTTACGGGCAGCAGTCGCTACTGATGCTGCTGCGTTGTTGCAGTTGGGAGCGCAGTTGCAGACCGAGTCAGCGTTTGTGGTGATTGACGCGCATAACCACCCGCCCACGGTGGCGGAGGAAGCTGAGGCGATTACCCAACTCAACAGTTCGGGTACCAACCTAATCGTCGTGGCGACGGTTGCAGAGCAGCTCGTGGGGCTTGTGACGATTACTGAAACCGATCCAAAGCGGGGTGAACTCGGGATCGTGGTCTTGTCCGCATATCAAGGCCTCGGGTTAGGGACCGCCTTACTGGACGTGGCGGTGGAGTGGTCGTTTTTTTGTTGCATGCTTAATTAA
- a CDS encoding 3'-5' exonuclease yields the protein MNFVAIDFETATSKRASACSVALTVVRNDQVVDEFYSLINPETSFHWRNVQVHGIHQRDVAQAPTFPEVWEIIKPFFRPHRLVIAHNNRFDNSVLKKSIERYELPVPHYQTLDTVKTSRQFYPEFPNHKLNTVSEQLGIDLQHHHNALADSQACAQILLTEARQFGSSALQPFITNV from the coding sequence ATGAACTTTGTTGCCATTGATTTTGAAACCGCCACCAGTAAACGGGCCAGTGCCTGTTCAGTGGCCCTGACGGTGGTGCGTAATGATCAAGTTGTGGACGAATTTTACTCCCTCATTAATCCAGAAACAAGCTTTCACTGGCGTAACGTACAGGTGCACGGAATTCATCAGCGCGATGTTGCACAGGCGCCCACCTTTCCTGAGGTGTGGGAAATCATCAAACCCTTTTTCCGGCCCCACCGGCTCGTGATCGCCCATAATAATCGCTTTGACAATAGCGTGTTAAAAAAGAGCATCGAACGCTATGAACTGCCCGTGCCACACTACCAGACTTTAGATACCGTTAAAACTTCCCGTCAGTTCTACCCGGAGTTTCCAAACCACAAACTTAATACCGTTAGTGAACAACTCGGAATTGACTTACAGCACCATCACAACGCCCTAGCGGATAGCCAAGCCTGCGCCCAAATCCTTCTGACGGAGGCACGCCAGTTTGGCAGTTCAGCGCTACAACCCTTCATCACCAACGTTTAA
- the murB gene encoding UDP-N-acetylmuramate dehydrogenase produces the protein MTVDLTTKFTAFKILKNEPLAHYSWTKTGGPADFLAFPETNAQVEALVQVAQEQAVPVTVLGNASNLIVRDGGIRGLTIILTAMNQITLDGTQVNAQAGAAYIATTQVAQQAGLTGLEFAAGIPGSIGGGVFMNAGAYGGETASVLATATVLTQAGTIEVWSHDQLDFGYRHSAIQDQHAIVLAATFQLRPGVKALIQQEMDHLNYLRKSKQPLEYPSCGSVFKRPRGHFAGKLIHEAGLQGYRAGGAEVSKKHAGFIVNVDHATATDYLNVIHHVQATVDAQTGIKLEPEVRIIGAQ, from the coding sequence ATGACAGTTGATTTAACCACTAAATTTACAGCTTTTAAAATTTTGAAAAATGAACCCCTTGCCCACTATTCGTGGACGAAAACGGGCGGCCCGGCTGATTTTTTGGCTTTTCCAGAAACGAATGCCCAAGTGGAGGCCCTAGTACAGGTTGCCCAGGAGCAAGCTGTACCCGTGACGGTGCTCGGAAATGCCAGTAATCTGATTGTCAGAGACGGCGGAATTCGGGGGTTGACCATTATTTTGACGGCCATGAACCAGATTACGCTCGATGGCACGCAAGTCAACGCCCAGGCCGGGGCAGCCTACATCGCCACCACGCAGGTCGCCCAACAAGCGGGACTCACCGGCTTGGAGTTTGCCGCTGGGATTCCCGGTAGCATTGGGGGCGGTGTGTTTATGAACGCCGGCGCGTATGGTGGTGAGACCGCCTCCGTGTTAGCCACTGCCACCGTTTTAACTCAGGCCGGGACGATTGAAGTGTGGTCCCACGACCAGTTGGACTTTGGCTACCGGCACAGCGCGATTCAAGACCAGCACGCGATTGTCCTCGCAGCGACCTTTCAACTCCGGCCCGGGGTCAAAGCGTTGATTCAACAGGAAATGGATCATTTAAACTACCTGCGTAAATCCAAACAACCATTGGAATATCCATCGTGCGGGAGCGTCTTTAAACGGCCCCGCGGGCATTTCGCCGGGAAATTGATCCACGAAGCGGGACTCCAAGGTTACCGCGCGGGGGGCGCTGAAGTCTCGAAGAAACACGCCGGCTTTATTGTCAACGTCGACCACGCAACGGCCACTGATTACTTAAACGTCATTCATCACGTTCAGGCCACTGTCGATGCTCAAACCGGAATTAAATTAGAACCAGAGGTCCGAATTATCGGGGCTCAATAA
- a CDS encoding DUF1361 domain-containing protein translates to MTNSKKWQVRLFFIVWLVFIKLFIKDSLFGFLLLNTFLGYLPIEISFHIGKTHQNVLIFWGLTLLWLLFYPNAPYILTDLLHLSWLHPNDINGMLKLDGHIWFLYTCLLISALTCAFLGFWGLIHVAKAITAKIHVQMAFTNFLVTTGLICLSSIGLYIGRFLRVHTVYLITKPKFYLHMFANMWNHEMIIFVVLMTIIQLVIYWIYTIIQDPQA, encoded by the coding sequence ATGACAAATAGTAAAAAATGGCAGGTTCGCTTGTTTTTCATCGTGTGGCTGGTCTTTATCAAACTCTTCATCAAAGACTCCCTCTTTGGTTTTCTATTGTTAAACACGTTCTTAGGGTACCTGCCAATTGAAATTAGCTTTCACATTGGCAAAACCCACCAAAACGTCCTCATTTTCTGGGGGCTCACGTTACTATGGTTACTGTTTTATCCAAATGCCCCTTACATTTTAACAGACTTGTTGCATTTGTCATGGCTCCATCCGAATGATATCAACGGCATGTTGAAACTCGATGGTCACATCTGGTTTCTTTACACCTGTCTGTTAATTAGTGCCCTTACCTGCGCGTTTCTTGGGTTTTGGGGACTCATCCACGTTGCCAAGGCCATCACGGCTAAAATTCACGTCCAAATGGCCTTCACCAACTTCCTAGTAACCACCGGATTGATCTGTTTAAGTTCAATCGGGCTCTACATTGGCCGCTTTTTGCGGGTTCACACCGTGTATTTGATTACCAAACCAAAGTTTTACCTTCACATGTTTGCCAATATGTGGAATCACGAAATGATTATCTTTGTCGTTCTCATGACAATCATTCAACTCGTCATTTACTGGATCTACACCATCATCCAGGATCCGCAAGCTTAA
- the cdaA gene encoding diadenylate cyclase CdaA: protein MGINWSNLLTLHNLSNVLDILVVWILIYELFMLLKGTRSIQLLRGIVILVIAKVLSWYLGLTMTSWILDQIINWGVIGCIVIFQPEIRRGLEKLGQRSVFKQSQQANARTEKLIHSLDGAIQYLSKRRIGALIALQMKTGLEEWIEKGIQLDADVSSELLINIFIPNTPLHDGAVIIKDDRIAAANAYLPPSDSNLIPRELGTRHRAAVGLSEVTDAITIVVSEETGEVSLTQNNELLRGMSQEDYLKYLRSQLLTPNTKKTWHGEVHDFFSKVMGGGK, encoded by the coding sequence ATGGGAATTAATTGGAGTAATCTACTCACGTTACACAATTTGAGTAACGTCCTAGATATTTTAGTGGTGTGGATTTTAATTTACGAACTGTTTATGCTGTTAAAGGGGACCCGGTCGATTCAATTACTGCGTGGAATTGTGATTCTTGTGATTGCTAAGGTCTTGAGTTGGTACCTCGGTTTGACGATGACCTCGTGGATTTTGGATCAAATCATTAACTGGGGAGTCATTGGTTGTATCGTGATTTTTCAACCAGAGATTCGCCGGGGCTTAGAAAAGCTGGGGCAGCGATCGGTGTTTAAACAGTCACAACAGGCAAACGCTCGGACGGAAAAGTTGATCCACTCCTTAGATGGAGCGATTCAATACCTCTCAAAGCGACGGATTGGGGCCTTGATTGCGCTCCAAATGAAAACCGGTTTGGAAGAGTGGATCGAAAAGGGGATTCAACTGGATGCCGATGTATCCAGTGAACTATTGATTAACATCTTCATTCCCAACACACCACTCCACGATGGGGCGGTGATCATTAAGGATGACCGCATTGCGGCGGCCAATGCCTACCTCCCTCCTTCTGATAGTAACTTGATTCCGCGGGAACTGGGGACCAGACACCGGGCGGCCGTGGGGTTGTCGGAAGTTACCGATGCCATTACGATTGTGGTATCAGAAGAAACTGGGGAGGTTTCGCTGACCCAAAACAACGAATTACTCCGTGGGATGAGTCAAGAAGACTATTTGAAGTACCTACGCAGTCAGCTATTAACGCCCAACACGAAGAAAACGTGGCACGGCGAAGTACATGATTTCTTCAGTAAGGTCATGGGGGGTGGCAAGTAA
- a CDS encoding CdaR family protein encodes MHRFFDSKAFALLISFVIAVGLFFVVNQAKLGNPNARDNQANQQLTSTTTKQIEVPLQLNVNSSKYFVVGYPAKVKVQLKGPAALVTTTANTRNFKVMADLSELGPGKHQVRLQQTGLNSDLRATIQPAKINVNIQKRETKVIPVEVEYDKNQIATGYKVARVDQDLQKVSVTGPADEMQRIDQVLAKVNLTKELRKSTKQTTVIDAVDAQGKTVNVIISPSTTEVKLVVEKTNELANKTE; translated from the coding sequence ATGCACCGGTTTTTTGATAGCAAGGCGTTTGCACTGCTAATTTCCTTTGTAATTGCCGTGGGCTTGTTCTTCGTGGTTAACCAAGCGAAACTGGGGAACCCCAACGCCCGGGATAATCAAGCCAACCAGCAGCTCACCTCCACGACGACGAAGCAGATTGAAGTCCCGTTGCAGTTGAACGTTAATTCCAGCAAGTATTTTGTGGTTGGCTATCCGGCGAAGGTTAAAGTGCAGTTGAAAGGTCCGGCCGCGTTAGTTACAACGACGGCTAACACCCGTAATTTTAAGGTTATGGCGGATTTAAGCGAGTTAGGTCCCGGTAAGCACCAGGTTCGCCTGCAACAAACCGGATTGAACTCGGATTTGAGGGCGACCATTCAACCCGCTAAAATTAACGTGAACATCCAAAAACGGGAAACCAAGGTGATTCCGGTGGAAGTCGAGTACGATAAAAATCAAATTGCCACGGGCTACAAGGTGGCTCGGGTCGATCAAGACCTGCAAAAGGTAAGTGTCACCGGTCCCGCTGATGAGATGCAGCGAATTGATCAAGTCCTCGCGAAGGTCAACCTGACAAAGGAACTGCGAAAATCCACCAAGCAGACGACCGTGATTGATGCGGTGGACGCGCAGGGGAAAACTGTGAATGTGATCATCTCACCATCGACCACTGAGGTGAAGTTAGTGGTCGAAAAAACCAATGAACTAGCGAATAAAACTGAATAA
- the glmM gene encoding phosphoglucosamine mutase: MKYFGTDGIRGIANQELTPELAFRAGRAGGYALTKRSGEQHQPRVLVSRDTRISGQMLESALVAGLLSVGIEVLRLGVVTTPGVAYLVRDQGADAGVMITASHNPAEYNGIKFFGGDGYKLSDEIEADIEAMLENPVDDLPRPAAAGLGTADNYTEAGQKYLHFLAQTIPENLTGMKVVVDAANGATSSLVPRLYADLGLDFTTMATTPNGININDQVGSTHPEQLQRLVVDEGAQLGIAFDGDGDRCIAVDEQGNLVDGDQIMYICGKYMDDHGRLKQDTIVTTVMSNLGMYKAMEAHGLHSVKTQVGDRYVVEEMNRNGYNLGGEQSGHIVFLDFNTTGDGMLTSLQLMAIMQATQKPLSELAAEVQKYPQSLVNVHVADKKHAMEAPAVQAEIDKVEAEMNGNGRILVRPSGTEPLLRVMVEAPTEAESQAYAERIAQVVGQVNQA; this comes from the coding sequence ATGAAGTATTTTGGAACGGATGGAATTAGAGGAATTGCCAACCAGGAGTTAACCCCCGAGTTAGCCTTTCGCGCCGGTCGCGCGGGAGGGTACGCCCTCACCAAACGCAGTGGGGAACAGCACCAACCGCGGGTCTTAGTCTCAAGGGATACCCGGATTTCCGGGCAAATGTTGGAATCGGCGTTGGTCGCCGGTTTATTGTCAGTTGGAATTGAAGTTTTACGGCTGGGAGTAGTAACTACACCGGGAGTGGCCTACTTAGTGCGGGACCAGGGAGCCGACGCTGGAGTTATGATTACGGCTTCCCACAACCCAGCTGAATATAACGGAATCAAATTCTTCGGGGGTGACGGCTACAAGCTTTCGGATGAGATCGAAGCAGACATTGAAGCCATGCTAGAAAATCCGGTTGATGACCTTCCCCGGCCAGCAGCGGCGGGGTTAGGAACCGCCGATAACTATACGGAGGCTGGGCAAAAATACCTCCACTTTTTGGCCCAAACGATTCCAGAAAACCTAACGGGAATGAAGGTAGTGGTGGATGCTGCTAACGGAGCCACTAGTTCCTTAGTGCCCCGGCTGTATGCGGACCTGGGGTTAGATTTTACTACGATGGCTACTACGCCAAACGGGATTAACATTAATGATCAGGTGGGCTCGACCCATCCAGAACAACTGCAACGGTTAGTGGTTGACGAGGGGGCTCAACTGGGAATTGCCTTTGATGGGGACGGAGACCGGTGTATTGCGGTCGACGAACAGGGAAACCTCGTGGACGGTGATCAAATCATGTACATTTGTGGTAAGTACATGGACGACCACGGCCGGTTGAAGCAGGATACGATTGTGACGACCGTAATGAGTAACCTGGGGATGTACAAGGCCATGGAAGCACACGGATTGCATAGCGTTAAGACCCAGGTCGGGGATCGGTACGTCGTTGAAGAGATGAATCGCAACGGCTATAACCTCGGTGGGGAACAGTCCGGACATATCGTCTTTTTAGATTTTAATACGACGGGAGACGGAATGTTAACCAGCTTGCAGTTGATGGCTATCATGCAAGCCACCCAAAAACCGCTTTCCGAGTTAGCAGCGGAGGTGCAAAAATACCCCCAAAGCCTCGTGAATGTCCACGTTGCTGATAAGAAGCATGCCATGGAGGCCCCCGCTGTTCAAGCCGAGATTGATAAGGTTGAAGCAGAAATGAACGGTAATGGTCGGATTTTGGTTCGCCCCAGTGGGACGGAACCATTGCTTCGGGTCATGGTGGAAGCGCCGACCGAAGCAGAAAGTCAGGCCTACGCAGAACGGATTGCGCAGGTCGTTGGACAAGTTAATCAAGCCTAA